A window of Nicotiana tabacum cultivar K326 chromosome 24, ASM71507v2, whole genome shotgun sequence contains these coding sequences:
- the LOC107794827 gene encoding uncharacterized protein LOC107794827: MAEQFRWSMRTLRSVSELIWSIEGQLEVSALRKKKEKHAAENPPGLEITNLWCDIYELYKLSTRVVRENTSSKLMCMPRISLRTGELFEGLSNPEKAFRALNWANKKGKQLKQDEQFKIEMDDVKSVNENNKNDRVDPNIGVVAPLIPEAALYDWAQPTADNLATAIAVPPIQAETFQITNNMLHLLQNKELFSGSYIEDPQQHLKKFLSIFVTQRQSNVTPEEIKLLLFPFSVIGEAQTWLNSLLINSIATWEELVKQFLNKFYPPNKTARQIDEILQFRQKSTETLQKTWERCFSWGAFLSKTFTECKILLDKMAQNSGWMTKDTTLTPIVHSIALDPNNTNAENIATLMTQMSLLTKKIDEMGTKQSGKNDNQGFRKDMNYINNFGGQRQGGQQWGPQNQQYRTTQQQYNTIPRGTRPQGQVVPYQRQHGYNQQYQQQLAYQLPHQQQDSNMREIKGMLQQLIGTNRKMQEKLASHDSAIKGIETQLGQLSMALNNRPQGTLPADTNINLKEQNPNQLMAVSLRNGRDLDREQEVSQSRRDAVPITPMTLETDESKELTKVVIEQAQVDKGKLAKQKRDDQYRKFMEMLRQIQLNIPLIDALREMPGYAKMMKDLMSRKFDFQDLSTITLNQTCSAVVTRPMTQKLSDPGSLTIPCIIGSYAFAKALCDLGASINLMPLAIYTKLGIGRARPTSMLLQLADRTVKRTI; the protein is encoded by the exons ATGGCT gagcaaTTCCGGTGGTCTATGAGGACGTTAAGGAGTGTTTCTGAACTAATATGGAGCATTGAAGGCCAATTGGAAGTTAGCGCGcttagaaagaagaaagaaaaacatgcTGCAGAAAATCCTCCAG gattagagataacgaatcTTTGGTGTGATATTTATGAGTTGTACAAATTGtcaactagagtagttcgagagaatacttcTAGTAAATTAAt gtgcatgcctagaatcTCCTTGAGAACTGGTGAACTTTTTGAAGGACTCTCAAATCCTGAGAAAGCATTCAGGGCATTGAATTGGGCTAACAAGAAGGGCAAACAGCTAAAACAAGACGAACAATTCAAAATTGAAATGGACGACGTCAAGAGCGTCAACGAGAACAATAAGAATGATCGAGTTGACCCAAACATCGGAGTGGTAGCACCTCTTATACCGGAAGCAGCTCTATATGATTGGGCGCAACCAACTGCTGATAACCTGGCCaccgcaattgcagtccctcCGATACAAGCGGAGACGTTTCAGATTACCAACAACATGTTGCACTTGCTACAGAATAAAGAGTTGTTCTCTGGTTCGTACATTGAAGACCCACAACAACATTTGAAGAAGTTTCTATCAATTTTTGTCACTCAAAGACAGTCGAATGTGACTCCTGAAGAAATCAAATTATTACTGTTCCCATTCTCAGTGATTGGGGAGGCTCAAACTTGGCTGAATTCGCTCCTAATAAACTCCATTGCTACTTGGGAGGAACTAGTCAAGCAGTTCTTAAACAAGTTCTATCCACCCAACAAAACTGCGAgacaaattgatgagatattgcaaTTTAGGCAGAAATCGACTGAAACGTTACAGAAAacctgggagag ATGCTTCAGCTGGGGTGCATTCTTGAGCAAAACATTCACAGAGTGCAAGAttcttcttgacaagatggcTCAAAATTCAGGATGGATGACGAAAGATACAACACTCACTCCAATAGTGCATTCTATTGCTCTTGACCCAAACAATACAAATGCAGAAAACATAGCCACTCTCATGACCCAGATGAGCTTGTTGAcaaagaaaattgatgaaatgggTACAAAACAG AGTGGAAAGAATGATAACCAGGGCTTCAGAAAAGACATGAATTACATCAATAATTTTGGGGGTCAGAGGCAAGGTGGACAGCAATGGGGACCTCAAAATCAGCAGTACAGAACAACCCAGCAACAATACAATACCATTCCAAGGGGAACACGACCACAAGGCCAAGTCGTGCCTTATCAAAGGCAGCATGGCTACAATCAGCAATACCAACAACAGTTGGCTTACCAACTGCCTCATCAACAGCAGGACAgtaatatgagagaaataaaggGCATGCTGCAACAACTCATTGGGACAAATAGAAAGATGCAAGAAAAGTTAGCATCACATGATTCGGCTATTAAAGGCATCGAAACTCAATTAGGCCAGTTATCTATGGCCTTGAACAATCGCCCACAAGGAACGTTGCCTGCAGACACAAACATCAATCTAAAGGAGCAGAACCCAAATCAGCTAATGGCAGTGAGTCTCAGGAATGGAAGGGATTTAGATAGAGAGCAAGAAGTTTCTCAATCTAGGAGAGACGCAGTGCCAATTACTCCAATGACATTAGAGACCGACGAGTCAAAGGAGCTCACAAAAGTTGTAATTGAACAGGCACAAGTGGACAAAGGCAA GTTGGCAAAGCAAAAGAGAGATGATCAATacaggaaattcatggaaatgcttagacaaattcaattgaatattccgctGATAGATGCTTTGAGGGAAATGCCAGgctatgcaaaaatgatgaaggatctGATGTCTCGAAAATTTGACTTCCAAGACTTGTCTACTATAACTCTAAATCAAACTTGCAGCGCTGTAGTGACAAGACCTATGACTCAAAAATTATCTGATCCCGGTAGTTTGACTATCCCATGCATAATTGGAagttatgcttttgctaaagcattgtgtgacttAGGAGccagtatcaacttgatgcctttGGCAATCTACACAAAGTTAggcattggcagagctagaccgACCTCAATGTTGTTGCAACTGGCTGATCGCACAGTCAAAAGGACGATATGA
- the LOC142178369 gene encoding uncharacterized protein LOC142178369 — translation MGENKIDHTHPLFVHPSETPSLMLIPVQLKGSENYGLWWRSMKIALQAKRKLGFVDGKHTKATFSAALHGDWETCNAIVLSWIMNTVSPDLLIGIVYASNARAVSEDLREIFD, via the coding sequence atgggggaaaacaaAATTGACCATACGCATCCGTTGTTCGTGCATCCATCAGAGACTCCGAGCTTAATGCTAATTCCGGTTCAGCTCAAAGGATCCGAGAACTATGGCTTGTGGTGGAGATCGATGAAGATTGCACTTCAAGCTAAGCGAAAATTAGGGTTTGTTGATGGTAAACACACCAAGGCTACATTTTCGGCAGCATTGCATGGGGATTGGGAAACTTGTAACGCTATAGTCCTTTCATGGATCATGAATACTGTATCACCAGATCTGCTCATTGGGATAGTGTATGCATCGAATGCCCGAGCTGTGTCGGAGGATCTTCGTGAAATATTTGACTAG